The Haloprofundus salinisoli region CGTGCTCACCGAGGCGGACCTAGCGATGTTCGCAACGTTGGTCCGCTTCGACCACGTCTACCACACCCACTTCAAGTGTAACCGCCGGGCGATTCACGAGTTCCCGAACCTCTGGAACTACACGAAGGAACTGTACCAGTTGCCCGGAATCGCGGACACGGTGAATCTCGAACACATCACCGAACACTACTACCGGAGCCACGGCGACGTGAACCCCAAGCGATTGGTCCCCACCGGCCCGGACATCGACTTCTCGGGACCGCACGACCGAGACCGTCTCGCTGGCGGACCGCCGGACGCCCTGTTCGAGTAGCGTATCCAGATAGTATATTTTCGAAGATAGACTCTCGAACGTGACGTTCGCCGAAACCTTTCGAGGCTCCGTGCTGAGTTCTCACAGGGAGAACAAACGTGATGAACAACCGACGAGAGATGATGGACGAAGCAAAGCACGTCGCCCGCGCGCTGTTCGAGAACGAACTGACCGAGTCGTCTGACGGGGACTCGGAGCCGTTCGACGTCGAACGGTTCCTCCGGACGCTCGCGGGACAGGACACAGAACAGAGTCGTGAGCGACGGACGGGAAAGCAAGTGGTCGCGGGTTCGCTCGTCGCCCTCGGCGTACTCCGCCGAATGGCCCGAAACGAGCGAATCAAACAGTTGCTGACGGAGGCGACCGCTTCGGAACGGGAGATAGAAGACGAACCGACGCACAAAGGGTCGTCCGGGTCGCGGTCGGTCGTCGGTGCGCTACTGCGACTGCTCACGTTCGCCGTGGTCGTCGCCGTCGTCGCCTACGCCGTGCGGAAGCGCGGCGAGCTTGGCGAGCGTTCCGAGCCCGACGCGACCGAGCGCGACATCACCGAGACGAACGTTGCCGAGGAGGACGTGATGGGGACGAGCACCGCCGAGGAGGACGACGTCGACGAGATGGTCGATACGGTCGAAGACGAGGGCGGCGACGTCTCGCCGGAACCCGGTGAGACGGTCGTGGAGGAAGACGTCGTCGAGGCGGCGACGGGCGAGGAAGCCGGCGCGGAGACCGAAATCGAGGACGCGGAAACGGTCGACGAAACGGAGTCGGACGAAGAGGACGAGTCGCCGCTCGAAGCCGAGTCCGAAGAGACGGACGAAACGGACGAGTCCGAAGAGACGGACGAAATGGACGAAGCCGAAGAGACGGACGAAGCGGAGGAGTCGGACGAAACGAGCGACGCCGAGGACGAGGAAACCGTCAACGAGTCGCCCGGCCAGTAATCCACTCGCGCCCCATCGCCGAGTCGACGGCTATCCGACGCCGACGACGCGCTCTTGTACGGCTCGTTCCCTAGAGTAGCCGTGTCATCGAGCGGCACGGTCAGACGCCTACTCACCGCCGTCATCCGGCTGAACTCCATCAGTCGACAGCCGATTTCGAGGGCTCGCGGTCTCCGCCGACCAGCGCTCGTCGAGGTACGTCTCGAAGGAAGTGAGCCCGCTGTCGTACCGGTCGCGTTTGCGACGAGAACCCGACGAGTCACGAACCGGCGTATGCGATGGGGTGAATAAGCGACACTACCGACAGACGCGGCGGTGTGCACCGTTCGAGACGCGACGCCCGACCGGCTTCGGCTGACGGCGCGCCTGACGTCTGACCCTGTGATTACTGCACGCCGCCACGAATCGCCCGCTCGGCGTCGTCTAACGCCGCTTCGGCGTCGAACTCGGCGACGAGTTGTTCGAGTTCTTCGCGGGGTCTCTCGCGCAACTCGCGGGCGTGGCGGGTGACGTTCGGCACCGCGCGGATGACGTTGTCGACGATCGGGATGTCCGCGGCCCGCGCCGACCGCGACATGGGGTTGAGGTCGACGACGATTTCGACTTTCCCCAGCGCCGCCAGCGCCTCCGCTCTGTCGCCGTCTTCGAGCGGGACGAGCACCACGTCGGCGTCGCCGATACCGTCGGCGTCGACTTTCGCGCGTTCGTGCGAGAGCCCGGGGATGCGGCCGTCGGCGGTCAGTCCCTTCACTTCGCTCGCCCCGTGGTCGCGCAGGTAGTCGGCGATGGCTTCCATCCGCTCGTCGGTGCGGTTGAACAGGTTCACTTCGAGCTCCGCGCCGACGGCGTCGGCGAGTTCGACCAGTTCGCCCGGGCAGAGGGCGGCGACGTTGCCGTTTATCGACAGCACCGGGTGCTCGGCCAGAAGCAACTGTGCTGCGGCGGCGCGCTCGGCGGCGTCGGCGCTCTCTATCGTGCGCTCGCCGAGGAGGT contains the following coding sequences:
- a CDS encoding 4-phosphopantoate--beta-alanine ligase, with the protein product MTEIPEDHPRYESLLTRHRIEKGVDEGITSRQGLIAQGRGEAFDYLLGERTIESADAAERAAAAQLLLAEHPVLSINGNVAALCPGELVELADAVGAELEVNLFNRTDERMEAIADYLRDHGASEVKGLTADGRIPGLSHERAKVDADGIGDADVVLVPLEDGDRAEALAALGKVEIVVDLNPMSRSARAADIPIVDNVIRAVPNVTRHARELRERPREELEQLVAEFDAEAALDDAERAIRGGVQ